The sequence CCCCTCCACCTGCCCGATGGTCACGACGTCCAGTTCCCACTTGGCAAGCAGGTCCAGCAGGTCCTGCTCCTTGCCGGGCACCGGCACGAGGATCATGCGCTCCTGCGACTCGCTCAGGCACAGTTCCATGGGCACCATGCCTTCCTCGCGAGTGGGGACCAGGTCCAGGTCCATGGTGATGCCCAGCCCGGCGCGGTACGCCATCTCGCAGGTGCTGCTCACCAGCCCGGCCGCGCCCATGTCCTGCACGCCTGCCACGACGCCGGCCTGGATGGCCTCCAGCGTCGCCTCCAGCAGCAGTTTCTCCATGAACGGGTCGCCCACCTGCACCGCCGGGCGGTCAGCCTGAGACGCGTTGCTGAGGTCGGCGGACGCGAACACCGCGCCGCCCAGCCCGTCCCGGCCGGTCTTCGACCCGACGTACACGATGGTGTTCCCGACCTCACCCATTGTCCCCTTCGCCAGATCCTCGTGACGCAGCAGACCCAGCGCCATCACGTTCACCAGCGGGTTCTCCTGGTAGCTGGGGTGGAAGGTCACCTCGCCGCCCACCGTCGGCACGCCGATCGCGTTGCCGTAGTGCGCGATGCCCTCCACCACGCCATTCAGCAGGAAGCGCGTGCGGGGGCTGTCCGGGTTCCCGAAGCGCAGGCTGTCCAGCACCGCGAAGGGCCGCGCGCCCATCGCGAAGATGTCGCGCAGGATGCCGCCCACGCCCGTCGCCGCGCCCTGCACCGGCTCCACCGCACTGGGGTGGTTGTGGCTTTCCATCTTGAACGCCACGCCCCACCCGTCCCCGATATCCACCACGCCCGCGTTCTCACCGGGACCCTGAAGCACCTGCGGCCCGGTCGTGGGGAAGTGACGGAACAGCGGGCGCGAGTTCTTGTACCCGCAGTGCTCGCTCCACATGGCGCCCACGATGGCGGCCTCCAGCGAGTTCGGCTCGCGGCCGATACGCGTGACGAGCAGGTCGAATTCTTCGGTGGACAGGCCAAACGTGCCCGCACGGTCGCGGAGGGTGGCGGCTTGCGTCATTGAAGCTCCTTGCAAACCCGGGCGCGGCCCGGGCGGGGATGGATCGGGAGTGGGGAAGAGGAGGTGCGGGTCAGCCCTGCGGTTTGAGGAGCAGGTTCAGCTGGCCGCGGTGGTAGCCGACGTGGCGCAGCTGCATGCCGAGGGCGAGGCGGCGGGGGCGGGTGCCGCTGGGCGTGGCGGCGCTGAAGACCTCGCCGTCCAGAGCGCTGTCGTCGGCCTGTTCCAGCCACGCGACGACCTGCGTGCCGGTGTCATCCAGCGCGGCCAGGATGCGCCCCTTAGGGTCGCTCTCGCCGACGGGCGCGGGCTGGGTGCCCAGCGCCTGCACGCGGGCGTTGTCCTCCCACCCGAGGTGGTGGTAGTTCGGCGTGCGGTCGTCCAGGACCATCAGGCGCAGCCACTCGGCGATGTGCAGGGCGTGCCACGCGGGGCTGTGGCCCATCCGGGGCGTGTGGAAGGCGTCGCCCGGCGCCTGCTCCAGCGCGGCGCGGAACAGCTCCAGTTCGCTGCAGAACTGCTCGGCCAGGTAGGCCGTCACCGCGCCGGGCGATGGGGGGGTCACCGGGACACCAGCGCGCCCTTCAGGCTGTCGAACAGACCGCGGCCGTCCTCGCTGCCCAGCAGGGCCTCCACGGCACGCTCGGGGTGGGGCATCATGCCCAGCACGTTCCCGCGTTCGCTGACGATCCCGGCGATGTCGTTCAGGCTGCCGTTGGGGTTGTCCACGTAGCGGAACACGACCTGCCCCTCGCCCTCCAGCCGCGCGACCGTCTCGGGGTCGGCGTAGTAGTTGCCCTCACCGTGCGCGATGGGCACCTCGATGACCTGCCCCTTCGTGTACGCGCCGGTGAACGCCGTGCCGGTGTTCTCCACGCGCAGGTGAACGGGGCGGCACAGGAAGTGCAGGTCGCGGTTGCGACTCAGCGCGCCGGGCAGCAGGCCGGACTCGGTCAGCACCTGGAAGCCGTTGCAGACGCCCAGCACGAACCCGCCGCGTTCGGCGTGCGCCTTGACGGCCTGCATGATCGGGCTGCGCGCGGCAATCGCGCCGCTGCGCAGGTGATCGCCGTAACTGAAGCCGCCGGGCAGGAACACCAGCTCCGTCCCCTGCGGCAGCCCCGCCTCGGTGTGCCACACGAACTGCGCGCGCTCATCAAGGAGCAGCTGCGCGGCGTGCAGCGCGTCGCCGTCGCAGTTGCTGCCGGGAAACTGGATGACGGCCGTCTTCACGCCCCGACCAGCTCCTCGCTCAGTTCCCAGCGGGCGTCCTCCATCACGGGGTTCGAGAGCACGTTCTCCGTGATGTCCTTCAGCTGCGCCTCCACTTCCGCGCGGCTGCCCGAGAGGGTCAGTTCGATGTACTTCCCGACGCGCACGCCACTCACGTTCCCGTGATCGAGGTGCGACAGCGCCCGCTCCACGGTGCGGCCCTGCGGGTCGAGAATGCTGGGCTTCAGGGTCACGAACACTTTCGCTTTAAAGGTGGACATGGTGGGGCTCCTTCGGAGGGCAGGTGGTTAATGGGTGATGGTTGAGAGGAAGGGCGGACGGATCGGCGTTGCGACCTGTCAACTGTCGACCATCAACGGGCAGGCGCGGTCACGCGCCGGAGCATCTCGGCATAGGCGTCTTCCACGCCGCCGAGGTCGCGGCGGAAGCGGTCCTTGTCCATCTTCTCGTTCGTCTGGGCGTCCCAGAAGCGGCAGGTGTCGGGGCTGATCTCGTCGGCCAGGACGACCGTGCCGTCCGCGAGGGTGCCGAATTCCAGCTTGAAGTCAATGAGGCGCACGCCGCGCGCGGCGAAGTACGGCACGAGGAACGACTGCACGTTCAGCGCCAGTTCACGGATGCGCGTCAGCTGCTCGGGGGTGGCCCAGCCGAGCGCGACGGCAGTGTCCGTGTTGATCAGGGGGTCACCCAGCGCGTCGCTCTTGTAGCAGTACTCCACGACCGGGCGGGACAGTTCGGTGCCTTCCTCAACGCCTAGGCGTTTGCTGAACGACCCGGCGGCCACGTTGCGCACGATGACCTCCACCGGGATGATCGTCACGGCCCGCACGAGCTGCTCGGTGTCCGACAGCTGCCGGATGAAGTGGGTGGGCACGCCCGCCGTTTCCAGCTTCGGGAAGAGGTGCGCGGTGATCGCGTTGTTGATCGCGCCCTTGCCGCCGATCTGGGCTTTCTTGACGCCGTTGAAGGCGGTCGCGTCGTCCTTGTACTCCACCACGTACTCGTTCGCGTCGGGGGTGGCGTAGACGCGCTTGGCTTTCCCCTCGTACTTCAGTTCGCCTTTACCGG comes from Deinococcus radiotolerans and encodes:
- a CDS encoding DinB family protein, which translates into the protein MTPPSPGAVTAYLAEQFCSELELFRAALEQAPGDAFHTPRMGHSPAWHALHIAEWLRLMVLDDRTPNYHHLGWEDNARVQALGTQPAPVGESDPKGRILAALDDTGTQVVAWLEQADDSALDGEVFSAATPSGTRPRRLALGMQLRHVGYHRGQLNLLLKPQG
- the purQ gene encoding phosphoribosylformylglycinamidine synthase subunit PurQ, which encodes MKTAVIQFPGSNCDGDALHAAQLLLDERAQFVWHTEAGLPQGTELVFLPGGFSYGDHLRSGAIAARSPIMQAVKAHAERGGFVLGVCNGFQVLTESGLLPGALSRNRDLHFLCRPVHLRVENTGTAFTGAYTKGQVIEVPIAHGEGNYYADPETVARLEGEGQVVFRYVDNPNGSLNDIAGIVSERGNVLGMMPHPERAVEALLGSEDGRGLFDSLKGALVSR
- the purS gene encoding phosphoribosylformylglycinamidine synthase subunit PurS; the protein is MSTFKAKVFVTLKPSILDPQGRTVERALSHLDHGNVSGVRVGKYIELTLSGSRAEVEAQLKDITENVLSNPVMEDARWELSEELVGA
- the purC gene encoding phosphoribosylaminoimidazolesuccinocarboxamide synthase, with translation MTGKGELKYEGKAKRVYATPDANEYVVEYKDDATAFNGVKKAQIGGKGAINNAITAHLFPKLETAGVPTHFIRQLSDTEQLVRAVTIIPVEVIVRNVAAGSFSKRLGVEEGTELSRPVVEYCYKSDALGDPLINTDTAVALGWATPEQLTRIRELALNVQSFLVPYFAARGVRLIDFKLEFGTLADGTVVLADEISPDTCRFWDAQTNEKMDKDRFRRDLGGVEDAYAEMLRRVTAPAR